One genomic window of Azospirillum thermophilum includes the following:
- a CDS encoding ABC transporter substrate-binding protein — MTRSLLALAPIVAPALALLAAPAAAEPVKVGMITTLSGPGAGLGIDIRDGFALALEHLGGKLGGQETTVVEADDQQKPDVAVGLANRMVERDRVNVVTGVVWSNLALAMMPTLAGGQTVFVSPNAGPSQLAGSQCNPWFFNVAYQNDTIHEAMGKHVQDAGFKKVYLLAPNYPAGKDSLAGFKRFYKGDVAGEVYTQVGQLDYAAELAQLKAAAPDAVFAFYPGGMGINFIKQYEQAGLKGSVPLFGPGFSFDQDILAAVGDAALGAKNSAQWSPDLDNAPNKRFVADFKAKFNRLPSMYAAQGYDAALLIDAAVKATGGAVKDKEKLRAAFKTARFDGLRGAPVRFNTNNFPIQTIYLREVVKGPDGAVTNRLAGTVFTDHADAYAKDCGLK; from the coding sequence ATGACCCGTTCGCTGCTGGCCCTCGCACCGATCGTGGCCCCTGCGCTCGCCCTGCTCGCCGCCCCGGCGGCGGCGGAGCCGGTCAAGGTCGGCATGATCACCACCCTGTCGGGACCGGGCGCCGGCCTCGGGATCGACATCCGCGACGGGTTCGCGCTGGCGCTGGAGCATCTCGGCGGCAAGCTCGGCGGACAGGAGACCACGGTGGTCGAGGCGGACGACCAGCAGAAGCCGGACGTCGCCGTCGGCCTCGCCAACCGCATGGTGGAGCGCGACCGCGTCAACGTCGTGACCGGCGTGGTCTGGTCGAACCTGGCGCTCGCCATGATGCCGACGCTGGCCGGCGGGCAGACCGTCTTCGTCAGCCCCAACGCCGGCCCCTCGCAGCTCGCCGGCTCGCAGTGCAATCCGTGGTTCTTCAACGTCGCCTACCAGAACGACACGATCCACGAGGCGATGGGCAAGCATGTCCAGGACGCCGGCTTCAAGAAGGTCTATCTGCTGGCCCCCAACTACCCGGCCGGCAAGGACTCGCTGGCCGGCTTCAAGCGCTTCTACAAGGGCGACGTGGCGGGCGAGGTCTACACCCAGGTCGGGCAGCTCGACTATGCGGCGGAGCTGGCGCAGCTCAAGGCGGCGGCGCCGGACGCCGTCTTCGCCTTCTATCCCGGCGGCATGGGCATCAACTTCATCAAGCAGTACGAGCAGGCCGGGCTGAAGGGATCGGTGCCGCTGTTCGGCCCGGGCTTCTCCTTCGACCAGGACATCCTGGCCGCGGTCGGCGACGCGGCGCTGGGCGCCAAGAACTCCGCGCAGTGGAGCCCGGACCTCGACAACGCCCCCAACAAGCGATTCGTCGCCGACTTCAAGGCGAAGTTCAACCGGCTGCCCTCCATGTACGCCGCCCAGGGCTATGACGCCGCCCTGCTGATCGACGCGGCGGTGAAGGCCACCGGCGGCGCCGTCAAGGACAAGGAGAAGCTGCGCGCCGCCTTCAAGACCGCCAGGTTCGACGGCCTGCGCGGCGCCCCGGTCAGGTTCAACACCAACAACTTCCCCATCCAGACCATCTACCTGCGCGAGGTGGTGAAGGGGCCGGACGGCGCCGTGACCAACAGGCTCGCCGGCACGGTCTTCACCGACCATGCCGATGCCTACGCCAAGGACTGCGGACTGAAGTAA